From Phaeodactylum tricornutum CCAP 1055/1 PHATR_bd_39x36 genomic scaffold, whole genome shotgun sequence:
CAGTTGCTTGATGTTTCGCAATCAGtgttgcacaaggaaaaccaaaaaagggaGCCGCTCCCATCCGTCGCTTGTTTTCTTCGCAATCAAtgttgcacaaggaaaaccgAAAAAGGGAGCCGCTCCCATCCGTCGCTTGATTTTCGCAGTCAAtgttgcacaaggaaaaccgAAGGAGGTAGCCGCTCCCGTCTGTCGCTTCCCAAGGCTGAGAACAATACCTTGGTAAGCACATTGTGTTCCAATTCCAATTTATGTAAACCTGTACCACTAGGTGCACAACACAATAAGAACTCCAAAGTATTAttccattttctttcctcTATAAGATATGTATTAATGTCAGAAGTATTGCATTTATTCGCTTCCTAGAGGGGAatcctttcttttcttctttcgttttcgcaTTCGATTTCCTTTTAAAGGACTATAGTTTGGTTTTAGCCGTCGACCTAACCGTTCGTTCCCAATAGCTGGTCCAATACTGCAATCTGTGGCCTCAGCCCTTGTTGCAACACTGCCTTGCATTTCTGCAAGGCCTTGTTGCAGAATTTCAGTCATTAGTTCTGCGGCTtcagaatcaaatctagCCAACTTCGACATTTCGTTGTAGAGATGTAGATTGTGTGTAAAAGGATTTGTTCCTGATTGACTTACTTTCATTTGCAATTCTTCCACCTCCACTGATAGATCCATATCATCACCAGAGTTGTCCATTCCTGCTTCACCTTTACTCAATCCATCATGAGGTACATGTTCCTGGGACAGTTTAATTTCCTCGTGTAGGCTACCACTTGCTGCTGGATCAGTTGCTTTTCTTGTGGTACTATTCCAGATCCCATACGTTTTCAAAGACCACAACGCCCAAAAATTACTTTTCTGAACAATTGGTGGCTCACCTGGTAGCGAACATTCAAAATAAGTTGACTCCTTCTCGCCctttccaatttgccaaCGGTCATTGCCTTCCAAAAGTGGACCTAATTGCTCATTTTCGTACAAAGCCTCGAGCTTGTCTGACAGGTCCTTTTCACCAGACTTGTACAAATACACATTCCAGTACTTTGACCATCGGACCGATACATCCATTGCTGTTGGTGGTCTATCAAGCACCTTGTAGATATGGGCACATGGAAAACCATGTTGTTGAAACTTTCCACAACTGCATACCAAAACGTTTTTCCCTTGTTTTTCAATACATTGCACAATACGTGTTCGCTCGAATCGTGGAACCATGTAATGGATGAAATCTTTATGATCAAAATTCCGGGTTTTTGGACCTTGATGTTTGTAAGAAGCTTTTTTGACCCAAAATGTGGTGGCACTTGGACGGAAAAGCTCAAACATTGCTGCAGCTTGAAATTCTCCAGAAACTGCATCCTGAACATAGTCTACCAAGTCCGTTAGCTTTGTGTAGTAGGCTGGCTTGTCTTTTCTTGTAGCATTCAGATTGTGGACTGCTTTCTGCTGCCTTTTTAAGCTTCTTATCTGTGTGCCTTCATGAATGACCCTTGCTGCTTTTGGTACGGAAAAGTTTGGCTTCACTCCATCACCACGTCGTTTGAGGGCACTATTTTCCGCTTCAACGTATGAGCTTGCGGACGTCCAACGCTTTTCGTGAGGAAAGAGAGAAACTGTCAAAAATGCATTGATTTGTGACACAATAGCGCGACCCATACCGCCTTGTTGGATGTCTAGAGTCTCTGGAAGTTTTAACCAATTACCCAAAAGCTCCTTCGACAAATTGTACTCATTTTCTGTCTCAACTGATTTCATCCAGCTGTCAATCCAATGAACAACAACACGGAATAGAACTGTAGCTTTTGCCCCGCACTTCCCAATTTGTACCTTCATTAGATCCCCTCGATATAGCAGATGCCAGTGGCACAATTTATGACAACATTTTGTATATATAGTTGGAATCGCATCCACAAAAGTGCCGTACTCTTTTTGGTCTCCATCGGTGATTACTAGGCGCATGCGTTTGATCCCTTGCTCTGGCAGGAGTTGTGGAATACAGCGTGTCCACACCC
This genomic window contains:
- a CDS encoding predicted protein, with the translated sequence MGSKYLSDSNVFGPEFATKRSRYRTVLPLLKKKKRSVSYKKAQKGKECTFRFSVYWVPTQSRWCLFGGVKGNCKFHCHHLPMDPGEVKKSVAYIKGNDVQIAMDAAKSNAPPSLIGRLLQLQTGDILSESSLKNIRMQAEMEERANCGGNDDFMTQADQLLAYLENTPNISFCAIYDEPDSPLFTTPKPRVKNGRRLLHTRTQVRSEGRAEQGMLDDHALNAIDPKGELDDYVDRTRQAFRLNSSTKMLLGVAWTDDETRKVFARFSEVMVADVTEGTNNAKRPLFLLSGKTSNRNTYTALWAFLPQQARWAFQWVWTRCIPQLLPEQGIKRMRLVITDGDQKEYGTFVDAIPTIYTKCCHKLCHWHLLYRGDLMKVQIGKCGAKATVLFRVVVHWIDSWMKSVETENEYNLSKELLGNWLKLPETLDIQQGGMGRAIVSQINAFLTVSLFPHEKRWTSASSYVEAENSALKRRGDGVKPNFSVPKAARVIHEGTQIRSLKRQQKAVHNLNATRKDKPAYYTKLTDLVDYVQDAVSGEFQAAAMFELFRPSATTFWVKKASYKHQGPKTRNFDHKDFIHYMVPRFERTRIVQCIEKQGKNVLVCSCGKFQQHGFPCAHIYKVLDRPPTAMDVSVRWSKYWNVYLYKSGEKDLSDKLEALYENEQLGPLLEGNDRWQIGKGEKESTYFECSLPGEPPIVQKSNFWALWSLKTYGIWNSTTRKATDPAASGSLHEEIKLSQEHVPHDGLSKGEAGMDNSGDDMDLSVEVEELQMKKCKAVLQQGLRPQIAVLDQLLGTNG